One Polyangia bacterium genomic window carries:
- a CDS encoding ATP-binding protein, with the protein MKTPPPSTAPPAAMPVAAVSADALAAENARLRELLSAAGRLAEFGRFAAQQVHELRQPLFAIRGLGQLLLEKDHVDLEEILDFARHIVDQSERLTALVSDLRQMSVPAPRHGKRRAEVDAILVRVTSLLDFRLRKGVRLRTHIAPDVPPVAAVPQALEQIFINLFTNALDAVAGLPAAVIQVRARGLPEHPGLVEVAIADNGVGVAKAVRARLFETFFTTKGEEQGTGLGLAVSREIARTYGGELMLLEDPGPWEEPVVTAFSLTLPVLQEF; encoded by the coding sequence ATGAAAACACCACCACCTTCAACCGCCCCGCCGGCGGCGATGCCCGTCGCTGCCGTCTCGGCGGACGCCCTGGCAGCGGAGAACGCTCGCCTGCGCGAACTTTTGTCCGCCGCCGGCCGCCTGGCCGAGTTCGGCCGCTTCGCCGCCCAGCAGGTCCACGAACTGCGCCAGCCCTTGTTCGCCATTCGCGGCCTCGGCCAGTTGTTGCTGGAGAAAGACCACGTCGATCTGGAGGAGATCCTGGACTTCGCCCGCCACATCGTCGATCAGTCGGAACGTTTGACCGCTCTGGTGTCCGATCTGCGCCAGATGTCGGTGCCCGCGCCCCGCCACGGCAAGCGGCGCGCCGAGGTCGACGCCATCCTGGTGCGCGTGACGTCGCTGCTGGATTTTCGCCTGCGCAAGGGCGTCCGCCTGCGCACGCACATCGCCCCCGACGTGCCGCCGGTGGCCGCGGTGCCGCAGGCTTTGGAACAGATCTTCATCAACTTGTTCACCAACGCGCTCGACGCGGTGGCCGGCTTGCCGGCGGCGGTGATCCAGGTTCGCGCTCGCGGCTTGCCCGAACATCCGGGCCTGGTCGAAGTGGCCATCGCCGACAACGGCGTGGGGGTGGCGAAGGCGGTGCGGGCGCGGCTGTTCGAAACGTTCTTCACCACCAAGGGCGAAGAACAAGGCACCGGCCTTGGCCTGGCGGTCAGCCGCGAGATCGCCCGCACCTACGGCGGCGAGCTCATGTTGCTGGAGGATCCCGGGCCCTGGGAAGAACCGGTGGTCACCGCGTTTTCGCTGACCCTGCCGGTCCTGCAGGAATTCTAG
- a CDS encoding ATP-binding protein: protein MKLFSKLTLLTLGVSAVPVGIAGYSSLRIGQNALRGAIEENELTVAKQVAEYTAGELNNLLSILRVDAHIFDLTRAGREAPTPQGLLKFLQLVYHQSDDFCAVAMFDERGGAVGQPAFMENPAQYESFRNHEPMRPTDVEAVGLMAPLGEAARGGSGVGPVFLGGPNRLPHVVIAVAFDPSLGGGKRILAAEITLKRLGDYVAAASSPDTDVKLLDSRGRLIAAGSHGGVASLDVVRMPNGKEGELPPADFVGEYEPNERRAIGAFAAAGPSGLGVVVDRSVRAALAPVERIARATLFWIGISVLIGSIVARSVARRIAQRVESLSAGALQLAAGKLDTRIGETSRDELGDLARAFNTMAGSLDSARGQILQQNKEILAWNQTLERRVDEKARELRQAHDLLLRSRSLAAVGDLGSGVAHEINNPLAGVLGMAQLILTDLTADHPMRPMIEDIEEQATRIRKVVFNLLRFAQREMGEDMVAIDVTRVLDDAIELCGPSELASSGVQIMRRYAKHTPLVRGSGTRLQEAFMQLIQNARSAMPKGGTIAIETNVPDDTLVRVTIRDTGRGINPEHLPRIFDPFFTTKGEWAGTGMGLAVVHKTIEDHGGAIQVQSQVGTGTNVSMTFPVNAVRTRLS from the coding sequence ATGAAACTTTTCTCCAAGCTGACATTGTTGACCCTGGGCGTTTCGGCGGTGCCGGTGGGCATCGCCGGTTACTCGTCGCTGCGCATCGGGCAGAACGCCTTGCGAGGGGCGATCGAAGAGAACGAGCTGACAGTGGCCAAACAGGTGGCCGAATACACCGCTGGCGAGCTGAACAACCTCTTGTCGATCCTGCGCGTCGACGCGCACATCTTCGACCTCACGCGCGCCGGCCGCGAAGCGCCCACGCCGCAAGGCCTGCTGAAGTTCTTGCAGCTGGTCTATCACCAGAGCGACGACTTCTGCGCGGTGGCCATGTTCGACGAACGCGGCGGCGCCGTCGGACAGCCAGCGTTCATGGAGAATCCGGCTCAGTACGAAAGCTTTCGCAACCACGAACCGATGCGCCCCACCGACGTCGAAGCGGTGGGCTTGATGGCCCCGCTCGGCGAGGCGGCGCGCGGCGGGAGCGGCGTGGGCCCGGTTTTTCTGGGTGGTCCCAACCGGCTGCCCCACGTGGTGATCGCCGTGGCCTTCGATCCCAGCCTGGGCGGCGGCAAGCGGATCCTGGCCGCCGAGATCACCCTCAAGCGCCTCGGCGACTACGTGGCGGCCGCTTCCAGCCCCGACACCGACGTCAAGCTGCTGGACAGCCGTGGGCGCTTGATCGCCGCCGGGAGCCACGGCGGCGTGGCCAGCCTGGATGTGGTGCGCATGCCGAACGGAAAAGAAGGCGAGCTGCCGCCCGCCGATTTCGTCGGCGAGTACGAACCGAACGAACGCCGGGCCATCGGCGCCTTCGCCGCCGCCGGGCCTTCGGGGCTGGGCGTGGTCGTCGATCGCAGCGTGCGCGCCGCCCTGGCCCCGGTCGAACGGATCGCCCGCGCCACGCTGTTCTGGATCGGCATTTCAGTTTTGATCGGCTCGATCGTGGCCCGCAGCGTGGCCCGGCGGATCGCCCAGCGGGTGGAGAGCTTGTCGGCCGGCGCGCTGCAACTGGCCGCCGGCAAGCTGGACACGCGCATCGGCGAGACCAGCCGCGATGAACTGGGCGACCTGGCCCGCGCTTTCAACACCATGGCCGGATCGCTGGACAGCGCGCGCGGACAGATCCTGCAGCAGAACAAAGAGATCCTGGCCTGGAACCAGACCCTCGAGCGGCGGGTGGACGAAAAAGCCCGCGAATTGCGCCAGGCCCACGATCTGTTGCTGCGCTCGCGCTCGCTGGCGGCGGTGGGCGATCTGGGTTCCGGCGTGGCGCACGAGATCAACAACCCGCTGGCCGGCGTCCTGGGAATGGCCCAGCTCATCCTCACCGATCTGACCGCAGATCATCCGATGCGCCCGATGATCGAAGACATCGAAGAACAAGCCACGCGCATCCGCAAGGTGGTGTTCAATCTTCTGCGTTTTGCCCAGCGCGAGATGGGCGAGGACATGGTCGCCATCGACGTCACCCGGGTCCTGGACGACGCCATCGAGCTGTGCGGCCCCAGCGAGCTGGCCAGCTCGGGCGTGCAGATCATGCGTCGGTACGCCAAGCACACTCCGCTGGTGCGGGGCAGCGGAACCCGCCTGCAGGAAGCGTTCATGCAGCTCATCCAAAATGCCCGGTCGGCCATGCCCAAGGGCGGCACCATCGCCATCGAGACCAACGTCCCCGACGACACGCTGGTGCGGGTGACCATCCGCGACACCGGCCGCGGCATCAACCCCGAGCACCTGCCGCGCATCTTTGATCCGTTCTTCACCACCAAGGGCGAGTGGGCCGGCACCGGAATGGGGCTGGCGGTCGTGCACAAGACGATCGAAGATCACGGGGGAGCCATCCAGGTGCAAAGCCAGGTCGGCACGGGAACCAACGTCAGCATGACCTTCCCGGTGAATGCGGTGAGGACCCGTCTGTCATGA
- the rlmB gene encoding 23S rRNA (guanosine(2251)-2'-O)-methyltransferase RlmB, with protein MFGIRPVEELCRAHPRGVAVVYVAEGAHSPELDQTLGLARERGIAVEVRPRRLVAALAGSGVHQGIVAVAGEYRYAEMGELLGAIAGSGEPALLLLLDGITDPHNLGALVRSAEVLGAHGVIVPDRSAAPVTPAAVKASAGATERVKVARVGNLLRTIDALREADIRVLGAGSAEGERLDAVDLRAPVALVIGAEGRGMREAVVRRCDGLFHIPQRGEISSLNASVAGAIALYEAARQRQTRP; from the coding sequence GTGTTCGGCATCCGACCCGTCGAGGAGCTGTGCCGGGCCCATCCGCGCGGCGTGGCGGTGGTGTATGTCGCCGAGGGCGCGCACTCGCCCGAGCTGGATCAAACGCTGGGCCTGGCGCGCGAGCGCGGCATCGCCGTCGAGGTCCGCCCGCGTCGGCTGGTGGCCGCGCTGGCCGGCAGCGGCGTGCACCAGGGGATCGTGGCGGTGGCCGGCGAATACCGCTATGCAGAGATGGGCGAGCTCCTGGGGGCGATCGCCGGGTCGGGCGAGCCCGCGCTGCTGTTGTTGCTGGACGGCATCACCGATCCGCACAACCTGGGCGCGCTGGTCCGCAGCGCCGAGGTGCTGGGCGCGCACGGGGTGATCGTCCCCGATCGCAGCGCCGCGCCGGTCACGCCAGCGGCGGTGAAGGCATCGGCGGGCGCCACCGAACGAGTGAAGGTGGCCCGGGTGGGGAATCTGCTGCGCACCATAGATGCGCTTCGCGAGGCCGACATCCGCGTGCTCGGCGCCGGCAGCGCCGAGGGTGAGCGCCTGGACGCTGTCGATCTTCGCGCGCCCGTCGCCCTGGTCATCGGCGCCGAGGGCCGCGGCATGCGCGAGGCCGTGGTCCGCCGCTGCGACGGTTTGTTTCACATTCCGCAACGCGGCGAGATCTCGTCGCTCAACGCCTCGGTCGCGGGGGCCATCGCCCTTTACGAAGCCGCCCGCCAGCGCCAAACGCGTCCGTAG
- the pyrF gene encoding orotidine-5'-phosphate decarboxylase produces the protein MSGAHPPAHVIAPRDRVIVALDVPDLPRLAVFLDRLDGRPAFYKVGLELFIAEGERAVELVQKRNGKLFLDLKLHDIPETVGRAVTSAARIHADFLTVHTSGGFAMLTRAAEAAGDKVKILGVTVLTSLVEDDLRAEGIETTIPEMVRARARVASRAGIAGLVCSPHEIEHARGAAPGLFIVVPGIRPAEGAGSAHGDQKRVATAAQAIENGADYLVVGRPVRDAADPAQAFEALVEEVKAAI, from the coding sequence ATGTCCGGCGCGCATCCACCGGCCCACGTGATCGCCCCGCGCGATCGGGTGATTGTCGCGTTGGACGTGCCGGATCTGCCGCGGCTGGCGGTGTTCCTCGATCGCCTGGACGGAAGGCCCGCGTTCTACAAAGTCGGCCTCGAATTGTTCATCGCCGAGGGCGAGCGCGCCGTCGAGCTGGTGCAGAAGCGCAACGGGAAGCTGTTCCTCGACCTCAAGCTGCACGACATTCCAGAGACGGTGGGTCGGGCGGTGACGTCGGCGGCGCGCATCCACGCGGACTTTCTCACCGTGCACACCTCGGGCGGGTTCGCCATGCTGACCCGCGCGGCGGAGGCGGCCGGCGACAAGGTGAAGATCCTGGGCGTCACGGTGCTCACCAGCCTGGTCGAGGACGATCTGCGCGCCGAGGGGATCGAGACGACGATCCCCGAGATGGTGCGGGCGCGGGCCCGGGTGGCGTCGCGGGCGGGCATCGCCGGCCTGGTCTGCTCGCCACACGAGATAGAGCACGCGCGCGGCGCCGCGCCTGGGCTGTTCATCGTGGTGCCCGGCATCCGTCCGGCGGAAGGCGCCGGCTCGGCGCACGGCGATCAAAAGCGCGTCGCCACCGCGGCGCAGGCCATCGAGAACGGCGCCGACTATCTGGTCGTGGGACGTCCGGTGCGCGACGCGGCCGATCCGGCCCAGGCGTTCGAAGCGCTGGTCGAGGAAGTGAAAGCAGCGATTTGA
- the asd gene encoding aspartate-semialdehyde dehydrogenase yields MSRIPVAVVGATGLAGQQFLASLSAHPLFEIKKLAASSRSAGKTYAQAVRDDKGASKWFCSEPLAPEFADIVVEDSANLTADGVRLCFSAVEADVAREMEPRLAAHIPVISTASAFRYENDTPVFLPGVNWDHAALIDVQRKRRGWKGFITPGPNCTTVGLAMTLKPLEDAFGVSRVLMTSMQALSGAGRSPGVSAMDILDNIIPYIPKEEEKVERETQKILGKVSSDGIAPAPIVVSCTCTRVNVMEGHTESVFVELKKPAGLDDVKAVWRAFGAELAKLALPSAPKHLITVRDDPFRPQVRLDRDEEGGMSTVVGRLREDPALANGFKYLLVSHNTRMGAARGAILVGEYLAKKGFIT; encoded by the coding sequence ATGTCGCGCATTCCCGTTGCCGTTGTGGGGGCCACTGGCCTTGCTGGTCAGCAGTTTTTGGCGTCGCTGTCTGCTCACCCGCTGTTCGAGATCAAGAAGCTGGCCGCGTCCAGCCGCTCGGCCGGCAAGACCTACGCGCAAGCGGTGCGCGACGACAAGGGAGCGTCAAAGTGGTTCTGCAGCGAGCCCCTGGCTCCAGAGTTCGCCGACATCGTCGTCGAGGACTCGGCCAACCTGACGGCCGACGGCGTGCGCCTGTGCTTCTCGGCGGTGGAAGCCGACGTGGCGCGCGAGATGGAGCCGCGCCTGGCCGCGCACATTCCGGTCATCTCGACCGCCAGCGCGTTTCGTTATGAGAACGACACGCCGGTGTTTCTCCCCGGCGTGAACTGGGACCACGCCGCGCTGATCGACGTGCAGCGCAAGCGCCGCGGCTGGAAGGGTTTCATCACGCCGGGTCCGAACTGCACGACCGTGGGTCTGGCCATGACATTGAAGCCGCTGGAAGACGCCTTCGGCGTGTCGCGGGTGCTCATGACGTCCATGCAGGCCCTGTCGGGCGCCGGGCGTTCGCCGGGCGTGTCGGCGATGGACATCCTGGACAACATCATCCCGTACATCCCGAAAGAAGAAGAAAAGGTCGAGCGCGAGACGCAAAAGATCCTGGGCAAGGTGAGCAGCGACGGGATCGCGCCGGCGCCGATCGTCGTCTCGTGCACCTGCACGCGGGTGAACGTGATGGAAGGCCATACCGAATCCGTCTTCGTCGAGCTGAAGAAGCCAGCGGGTCTCGACGACGTCAAGGCGGTGTGGCGCGCGTTTGGCGCCGAGCTCGCGAAGCTGGCGCTGCCCTCGGCGCCCAAGCACCTCATCACGGTGCGCGATGATCCGTTCCGCCCGCAGGTGAGATTGGATCGCGACGAGGAGGGCGGCATGTCGACGGTGGTGGGGCGCCTGCGGGAGGACCCGGCGCTGGCCAACGGCTTCAAGTACCTCTTGGTCTCGCACAACACCCGCATGGGCGCCGCGCGCGGCGCCATTCTGGTCGGCGAATATTTGGCGAAGAAGGGGTTCATTACTTAG
- a CDS encoding N-formylglutamate amidohydrolase: MWTAIEDGFVAQLPAIPPSPVVVSVPHAGIATVGFENALAPELDVRCDADLHVDRLYRIGEPSAPSAFVAARLSRFVCDLNRDPDDVGPGAVPLHRDPRNADGRGFIWAVTTAGSPALSRPLSLEDWRARTSIHAAYHDAITRALNRARDRFGFAVLVDGHSMPSRGRQGHKDPGRERADVVPGDRDGSSCSPALSRLVGGHFAERGYRVAFNDPYKGGFITTHHGRPAEHIHAIQIELRRDLYMNESTYTIVDAGFQRLRSAIDDLLAKLETFQP; encoded by the coding sequence ATGTGGACCGCGATCGAAGATGGCTTCGTGGCCCAGCTGCCGGCGATTCCCCCAAGCCCGGTGGTGGTCAGCGTCCCGCACGCCGGCATCGCAACCGTTGGCTTCGAGAACGCGCTGGCGCCCGAGCTGGACGTGCGCTGCGACGCCGATCTTCACGTCGACCGTCTGTACCGCATCGGCGAGCCGTCCGCGCCGTCGGCATTCGTGGCCGCGCGGTTGTCGCGGTTCGTGTGCGATCTCAACCGCGATCCCGACGACGTGGGCCCAGGCGCCGTTCCGCTGCACCGCGATCCGCGCAACGCCGACGGCCGCGGGTTCATCTGGGCCGTCACCACCGCCGGGTCGCCGGCCCTGTCGCGCCCGCTGTCGCTGGAAGACTGGCGCGCCCGCACGTCGATCCACGCCGCCTATCACGACGCCATCACCCGCGCCCTCAACCGCGCGCGCGATCGCTTTGGCTTTGCTGTGCTGGTCGACGGCCATTCGATGCCGTCGCGCGGGCGTCAGGGCCACAAAGATCCCGGCCGCGAGCGCGCCGACGTCGTCCCCGGCGATCGCGACGGCAGCAGCTGTTCCCCGGCCCTGTCGCGGCTGGTAGGCGGCCACTTCGCCGAGCGCGGGTACCGCGTGGCCTTCAACGATCCCTACAAAGGCGGTTTCATCACCACGCACCACGGCCGTCCAGCCGAACACATCCACGCCATCCAGATCGAACTGCGACGCGATCTCTATATGAACGAGTCGACGTACACCATCGTCGATGCGGGGTTTCAACGCCTGCGTTCAGCGATCGACGATCTGCTGGCGAAGTTGGAGACGTTCCAACCTTAG
- a CDS encoding IPT/TIG domain-containing protein, which translates to MRMVGTAALGLLLAAAACSGTDEPTATLTSLTPARAYTDTAVPAALRGGPFRPSFAVDTSSGSARIDLTAFACLLLPTAADDVTAASTAEVTAWTDPMQLDVSVPAKLPAGFYDVLLREPNGPAATLKKGFQSLGPDTDAPEVSLDAPLGGTFVVAGTRVPVTVSANDGDGHLISLGWTLTSLHFSAQTHTCPAPAGASHITCDDGALVLPESTSLQDQMILRVDAQDDAGNLGSREDLLWLAQAPVLTSFAPAVGPSTGMTQIVVRGQAFVMATRVLIDGVPINPAGGIWENDTTMRGFTNAHDPGAAPVVLETGNQQVVGQAFTFVAVPVIRQITPNQGPSAGGTVVTIVGSHFVCDRPDAMGTQFSVGAGVVRVPLTVTDCAGMNRVAAIMPGYMVPPDGTGTVSLFALDAAAGESELPDAFTYASLPVTPPPMPIPMR; encoded by the coding sequence ATGAGGATGGTCGGCACCGCGGCCTTGGGCCTGCTCCTGGCCGCCGCTGCTTGCAGCGGGACAGACGAACCCACCGCCACGCTGACCAGCCTGACGCCCGCCCGCGCCTACACCGACACCGCCGTGCCCGCGGCGCTGCGGGGCGGGCCTTTCCGTCCGTCGTTCGCCGTCGACACGTCGTCAGGCAGCGCGCGCATCGACCTGACGGCCTTCGCCTGCTTGCTGTTGCCCACCGCCGCCGACGACGTCACTGCCGCCAGCACGGCCGAGGTCACCGCCTGGACCGATCCGATGCAGCTTGATGTCAGCGTGCCGGCGAAATTGCCGGCCGGCTTTTACGACGTGCTGTTGCGCGAGCCCAACGGCCCGGCGGCGACCTTGAAGAAAGGCTTTCAATCACTGGGCCCCGACACCGACGCGCCCGAGGTGTCGCTGGACGCACCGCTTGGCGGCACGTTCGTGGTGGCGGGGACCCGCGTACCGGTCACCGTCAGCGCCAACGACGGCGACGGCCACCTGATCTCGCTGGGCTGGACGCTGACCTCGTTACATTTTTCAGCGCAGACGCACACCTGCCCGGCGCCCGCCGGCGCGTCGCACATCACCTGCGATGATGGCGCGCTGGTCTTGCCCGAGAGCACCAGCCTGCAAGATCAGATGATCCTGCGCGTCGACGCCCAGGACGACGCCGGCAACCTGGGCTCGCGCGAAGATCTCCTTTGGCTGGCCCAGGCCCCGGTGCTCACCTCGTTCGCGCCGGCCGTCGGGCCGTCGACGGGCATGACTCAGATCGTGGTGCGTGGGCAGGCCTTCGTGATGGCCACCCGCGTGCTGATCGACGGCGTGCCGATCAACCCCGCCGGCGGCATCTGGGAGAACGACACCACCATGCGCGGGTTCACCAACGCCCACGATCCCGGCGCGGCGCCGGTGGTGCTGGAGACGGGAAACCAGCAGGTGGTGGGACAGGCCTTCACCTTCGTGGCCGTACCGGTGATCCGGCAAATCACTCCCAACCAGGGCCCGTCGGCGGGTGGAACGGTGGTGACGATTGTCGGCAGCCACTTCGTGTGCGACCGTCCGGACGCGATGGGCACTCAATTCTCCGTCGGCGCGGGCGTGGTGCGCGTGCCCTTGACTGTCACCGATTGCGCGGGCATGAACCGGGTGGCGGCGATCATGCCAGGCTATATGGTGCCGCCTGATGGCACCGGCACGGTGTCGCTGTTCGCGCTGGACGCCGCAGCCGGCGAATCAGAGTTGCCGGACGCCTTCACGTACGCGTCGCTGCCAGTGACGCCGCCGCCGATGCCCATACCCATGCGCTGA
- a CDS encoding proline--tRNA ligase — MRLSKTLVPTLKEAPAEAEVPSHVFLVRGGYIRKVAAGIYSFLPLGFRVVQKITRIIREEMNRAGASEVFLPAVIPAELWQESGRWEQYGAQLLRLKDRKGGDFVIGPTHEEVICALVRSDVRSYRQLPLNLYQIQTKFRDELRPRAGLMRGREFTMKDAYSFHVDEIDAKREYENMYATYKRIFERCGLAFRAVEADTGNIGGSLSHEFQVLAETGEDALVACDNCDYAANIEQAQSRAGEARPSGAAGKEALSKVSTPGQHTIEEVSAFLKVPPTALVKTLIYLADGKPVATLVRGDRTVNEIKLKKALGATDVVLASDAAVREATGAPTGFAGPVGLKIPVYCDLEICAMTDFVVGANQADAHLRGVNLERDFTPLACGDYRQSAPGDRCPRCASGHFKGYRGIEVGHVFFLGQKYSKPMGVTFLDVDGHEKPMTMGCYGIGVTRIVAAAIEQNHDKDGIIWPTPLAPHEVALLELQMDDTNLVALCEKLYGELTGAGIDVLYDDRDERPGVKFKDADLMGIPFRIAVGKKGLAEGVVELKLRRAPEVRKVKIADIAATVIAEVQKERR, encoded by the coding sequence ATGCGTCTGTCCAAGACCCTGGTTCCGACCCTGAAGGAAGCGCCCGCCGAGGCGGAGGTTCCGTCTCATGTCTTTCTGGTGCGCGGCGGGTACATCCGCAAGGTGGCAGCCGGGATCTATTCGTTCCTGCCACTTGGCTTTCGGGTGGTGCAAAAGATCACCCGCATCATCCGCGAGGAGATGAATCGCGCCGGCGCGTCGGAGGTGTTTCTGCCGGCGGTCATTCCCGCTGAGCTCTGGCAGGAATCAGGGCGCTGGGAGCAATACGGCGCGCAGTTGCTGCGCTTGAAAGATCGCAAGGGCGGCGACTTTGTCATCGGCCCGACGCACGAAGAGGTCATCTGCGCCCTGGTCCGCAGCGACGTGCGCAGCTATCGCCAGCTGCCGCTGAACCTGTACCAGATCCAGACCAAGTTTCGCGACGAGCTGCGGCCGCGCGCGGGCCTGATGCGTGGGCGCGAGTTCACCATGAAGGACGCATACTCGTTCCACGTCGACGAGATCGACGCCAAGCGCGAGTACGAGAACATGTACGCCACCTACAAGCGCATCTTCGAGCGTTGCGGACTGGCCTTCCGCGCTGTCGAGGCCGACACCGGCAACATCGGCGGCTCGCTGTCGCACGAGTTCCAGGTGCTGGCCGAGACCGGCGAGGACGCGCTGGTGGCCTGCGACAACTGCGACTACGCCGCCAACATCGAACAAGCGCAGAGCCGCGCCGGCGAGGCGCGCCCGAGCGGCGCCGCCGGCAAGGAAGCGCTGAGCAAGGTTTCCACGCCGGGCCAGCACACCATCGAAGAGGTGTCGGCGTTCCTGAAGGTGCCGCCCACCGCTCTGGTCAAGACGCTGATCTATCTGGCCGACGGCAAGCCGGTGGCAACGCTGGTGCGCGGCGATCGCACGGTCAACGAGATCAAGCTGAAGAAGGCGCTGGGCGCCACCGACGTCGTGTTGGCCTCGGACGCGGCGGTGCGCGAGGCGACGGGCGCGCCGACCGGCTTCGCCGGCCCGGTCGGTCTGAAGATCCCCGTCTATTGCGACCTGGAGATCTGCGCCATGACCGATTTCGTCGTCGGAGCCAACCAGGCCGACGCCCACCTGCGCGGCGTGAACCTTGAACGCGACTTCACGCCGCTCGCCTGCGGTGACTACCGGCAGTCGGCGCCCGGCGACCGGTGTCCGCGCTGCGCCAGCGGCCACTTCAAAGGCTACCGCGGCATCGAGGTCGGACACGTGTTCTTCCTGGGGCAAAAATATTCCAAGCCGATGGGGGTGACCTTTCTGGACGTCGACGGCCACGAAAAGCCGATGACCATGGGCTGCTACGGCATCGGCGTCACCCGCATCGTCGCCGCGGCCATCGAACAAAACCACGACAAGGACGGGATCATCTGGCCGACGCCGCTGGCCCCGCACGAAGTCGCCTTGCTGGAGCTGCAGATGGATGACACCAACCTGGTCGCCTTGTGCGAGAAGCTTTACGGCGAACTGACGGGCGCCGGCATCGACGTCCTTTACGACGATCGCGACGAGCGGCCGGGCGTGAAGTTCAAGGACGCCGACCTGATGGGCATCCCGTTCCGCATCGCCGTCGGCAAGAAAGGTCTGGCCGAAGGCGTGGTCGAGCTCAAGCTGCGGCGCGCGCCCGAGGTGCGCAAGGTGAAGATCGCCGACATCGCCGCGACGGTGATCGCCGAAGTCCAGAAGGAGCGTCGCTGA